A window of Chitinophaga sp. MM2321 contains these coding sequences:
- a CDS encoding RDD family protein has product MSNIKIPTSFNIDLEFETADIMRRFLAWLIDFAIRLCYYLLVYMVLSSFRLDSTESSILSILVLSLPLLFYFLVAEIAMGGLTPGKQALDLKVISLSGTRPTVSQHLIRWVFRLIESPLMAWAFFIPVIIPVVSIARTPYSQRLGDVIAGTIVISTKRKGSIEDTIFRDMSNSDYQPQFPQITKLSDRDMNKVKDLLDRALKAGDDELAARVAFRVKEVLHIESDLAHTHFLETVLNDYNYYTTKDN; this is encoded by the coding sequence ATGAGCAATATAAAAATACCAACTTCCTTTAATATAGACCTGGAATTTGAAACAGCAGATATCATGCGCCGCTTTCTTGCCTGGCTCATTGATTTTGCTATCCGGTTATGTTATTACCTGTTGGTGTACATGGTATTAAGCTCTTTCAGGTTGGACAGCACAGAAAGTTCCATCCTGAGTATACTCGTGTTATCCTTACCACTGCTATTTTATTTCCTGGTAGCAGAAATTGCGATGGGTGGACTCACACCCGGCAAACAGGCGCTGGATCTGAAAGTGATCAGTTTATCGGGCACACGGCCTACGGTGAGCCAACACCTGATACGTTGGGTGTTTCGGCTCATAGAATCACCACTGATGGCCTGGGCATTTTTTATACCTGTGATTATCCCTGTTGTATCTATTGCACGTACCCCTTACAGCCAGCGGCTGGGCGATGTAATAGCCGGTACCATTGTGATCAGTACAAAAAGAAAGGGCAGCATAGAAGACACCATTTTCAGGGACATGTCCAATTCAGATTATCAGCCGCAATTTCCGCAGATTACAAAATTATCTGACAGGGATATGAATAAGGTGAAAGACCTGCTGGACAGGGCGCTGAAAGCCGGTGATGATGAGCTGGCAGCCAGGGTGGCATTCCGGGTAAAAGAGGTATTACATATTGAATCTGATCTGGCCCACACCCATTTCCTGGAAACAGTGCTGAATGATTATAACTACTATACAACAAAAGATAATTAA
- a CDS encoding RDD family protein: protein MEQVNETNSHDLLSDLKEAHTFEPATRWHRFANFVIDYIVVLGILLVLIVAFYTLSDATEELGTLELQILFAVLFVVYYGLMEGYVNGRTVGKMITKTRVVRHDEQPMSVSKALLRGVTRLVPFEPLTGFGSAPLHDKWTDTYVIKDN from the coding sequence ATGGAACAAGTAAATGAAACAAACAGCCATGATCTGCTTTCTGATCTGAAAGAAGCGCACACTTTTGAACCTGCCACCAGGTGGCATCGTTTTGCAAATTTTGTTATTGATTACATTGTTGTACTAGGCATACTATTGGTTTTAATAGTAGCTTTTTACACATTGTCAGATGCTACGGAAGAACTGGGCACCCTTGAATTACAAATCCTCTTTGCTGTACTTTTTGTTGTCTACTATGGTCTGATGGAAGGCTATGTAAATGGCCGCACCGTTGGTAAAATGATCACAAAAACACGGGTGGTACGACATGATGAACAGCCAATGTCGGTAAGCAAAGCGTTGCTTCGGGGAGTGACACGACTGGTGCCGTTTGAACCGTTGACAGGCTTTGGCAGTGCGCCATTGCATGATAAATGGACGGACACTTATGTGATAAAAGATAATTAA
- the fsa gene encoding fructose-6-phosphate aldolase, with protein sequence MKFFIDTANLAQIQEAHDLGVLDGVTTNPTLMAKEGIKGDAAILKHYEAICEIVDGDVSAEVLSTDFKTIVEEGKKLAAIHPNIVVKVPMIKDGVKAMKWFTENGIRTNCTLVFSAGQAILAAKAGAAYVSPFIGRIDDSNWDGVELIAQIAQIYSIQGFKTQILAASIRSALHIVKCAEVGADVCTCPLDSILGLLKHPLTDIGLAKFLEDAKKM encoded by the coding sequence ATGAAATTCTTTATCGATACAGCTAATCTGGCACAAATACAGGAGGCTCATGATCTTGGTGTTCTGGACGGTGTTACCACCAACCCAACCCTGATGGCAAAAGAAGGTATTAAGGGAGACGCCGCTATTCTGAAACATTACGAAGCTATCTGCGAAATTGTAGACGGTGATGTAAGTGCAGAAGTACTTTCTACCGATTTCAAGACAATTGTTGAAGAAGGAAAGAAACTCGCAGCTATTCACCCGAATATCGTAGTGAAAGTGCCGATGATCAAAGACGGCGTAAAAGCCATGAAATGGTTTACCGAAAACGGTATCAGAACCAACTGTACACTGGTATTTTCTGCAGGTCAGGCTATCCTGGCGGCTAAAGCCGGTGCTGCTTACGTATCTCCTTTCATTGGCCGTATAGACGACAGCAACTGGGATGGTGTGGAACTGATCGCACAGATTGCACAGATCTACAGCATACAGGGATTCAAAACTCAGATCCTGGCAGCATCTATCCGCAGCGCACTCCACATTGTAAAATGTGCAGAAGTTGGTGCAGACGTATGTACCTGCCCGTTAGACTCTATTCTCGGACTGTTGAAACATCCTTTAACAGATATTGGCCTCGCCAAATTCCTGGAAGATGCAAAGAAAATGTAG
- the glpK gene encoding glycerol kinase GlpK has protein sequence MAKYILALDQGTTSSRAIIFDHQGGIKAIAQKEFRQIFPQPGWVEHDAMEIWTSQASVAAEVLLKARVTGADIAAIGITNQRETTIVWDRKTGKPIHNAIVWQDRRTAAYCDALKKEGKEPLVQSKTGLIIDAYFSATKVKWLLDNVPDARKKAENGELAFGTVDSWLTWNFSNGQLHITDVSNASRTLLYNIHDMKWDEELLALFEIPASMLPEVKQSSEVYGYSEANLTPYRIPIAGIAGDQQAALFGQLCTTPGMIKNTYGTGCFMVMNTGEKPIPSKNNLLTTVAWQINGKTSYALEGSIFIGGAVVQWLRDGLGIIRHSADVEKLAATVPDSDGVYMVPAFAGLGAPYWNQHARGTMVGLTRGSSAAHIARAALDSIAYQTMDVLKAMEADAGMPIKELRVDGGATKNNLLMQFQADLLQVRVVRPVITETTVLGAAYLAGLAVGYWDSIESIAEQWQVDATFDAAMEETQRNKLCGGWKRAIKAAQAWTEE, from the coding sequence ATGGCCAAATATATTCTTGCATTAGACCAGGGCACGACCAGTTCCCGCGCTATCATTTTTGATCACCAGGGTGGTATTAAAGCAATAGCGCAAAAGGAATTCAGGCAAATATTTCCACAACCCGGATGGGTAGAGCACGATGCCATGGAGATATGGACCTCACAAGCCAGCGTAGCGGCGGAAGTCCTGCTCAAAGCACGTGTAACCGGTGCAGATATCGCAGCCATCGGTATTACCAATCAACGCGAAACCACCATTGTATGGGATAGAAAAACCGGCAAACCCATTCACAACGCTATCGTATGGCAGGATCGCCGCACCGCCGCCTATTGCGATGCGTTGAAAAAAGAAGGCAAAGAACCCCTCGTACAAAGTAAAACAGGACTCATCATAGATGCGTACTTCTCCGCTACCAAAGTAAAGTGGCTGCTGGACAACGTTCCGGACGCAAGAAAGAAAGCAGAGAACGGCGAACTCGCCTTTGGTACCGTAGACAGCTGGCTGACCTGGAATTTCTCCAACGGCCAGCTACATATCACCGACGTGAGTAATGCTTCCCGCACATTGTTGTATAATATCCACGATATGAAATGGGATGAGGAATTACTCGCCCTCTTTGAAATACCAGCTTCCATGCTACCGGAAGTAAAACAATCCAGCGAAGTATACGGCTATTCAGAAGCTAACCTTACCCCCTACCGTATTCCTATCGCGGGTATTGCAGGCGACCAGCAGGCAGCCCTGTTCGGACAGCTGTGCACTACACCGGGCATGATCAAGAACACTTATGGTACCGGCTGTTTTATGGTGATGAATACCGGCGAAAAGCCCATCCCTTCTAAAAACAACCTGCTCACTACAGTGGCCTGGCAGATAAACGGTAAAACCAGCTATGCACTGGAAGGCAGCATCTTCATTGGTGGCGCTGTGGTGCAATGGCTCCGTGATGGACTAGGTATCATCCGCCATTCTGCTGATGTGGAAAAGCTGGCAGCTACTGTGCCGGATAGCGATGGCGTTTATATGGTGCCTGCCTTTGCAGGATTAGGCGCCCCTTACTGGAATCAGCATGCACGTGGCACCATGGTGGGGCTCACCCGTGGCTCCAGTGCGGCACATATTGCGCGCGCTGCGCTGGACAGCATCGCCTATCAAACCATGGATGTGCTGAAAGCCATGGAGGCTGATGCAGGCATGCCTATCAAAGAACTGCGTGTAGACGGCGGCGCTACAAAGAACAACCTGCTCATGCAATTCCAGGCCGACCTCCTACAGGTACGTGTAGTCCGCCCCGTTATAACGGAAACGACTGTACTCGGCGCTGCTTATCTCGCCGGACTGGCAGTAGGTTATTGGGATAGCATCGAATCCATTGCAGAACAATGGCAGGTAGATGCCACCTTCGACGCCGCTATGGAAGAGACGCAGCGCAACAAACTTTGCGGTGGCTGGAAACGCGCCATCAAAGCCGCGCAAGCCTGGACCGAAGAATAA
- a CDS encoding MIP/aquaporin family protein — MSPFLAEILGTAFIIALGDGVVANVILNKSKGNQGGWIVITMGWAMAVFVGVYCAGQYSGAHLNPAVTIALAIKGDFSWALVPSYFAAQMMGAMLGAFLVWISYKKQFDATADAETKLAVFCTIPAIRNPWYNFLTEFVATLVFILAVFFITKPATGIGSLDALPVAFLVLAIGLSLGGPTGYAINPARDLGPRIMHAILPISGKRNSDWGYAWVPIVGPLAGAAAAAVIFKCFLQ, encoded by the coding sequence ATGTCACCTTTTTTAGCCGAAATACTCGGAACTGCATTTATCATTGCACTCGGAGATGGTGTAGTCGCCAACGTTATCCTGAATAAATCCAAAGGCAACCAGGGCGGATGGATCGTTATTACCATGGGATGGGCCATGGCTGTATTTGTTGGCGTGTATTGCGCCGGACAATACAGCGGCGCCCACCTGAACCCTGCTGTCACCATAGCCCTCGCTATCAAGGGAGATTTCAGCTGGGCCCTGGTACCTTCGTATTTCGCCGCACAAATGATGGGCGCCATGCTCGGTGCATTCCTCGTCTGGATAAGCTACAAGAAACAATTTGACGCTACTGCTGACGCAGAAACCAAGCTGGCTGTATTTTGTACGATACCGGCTATACGAAATCCCTGGTATAATTTTCTGACTGAGTTTGTAGCCACCCTCGTTTTTATTCTGGCTGTATTCTTCATCACCAAACCAGCCACCGGTATAGGGTCGCTGGATGCTTTACCCGTGGCATTTTTAGTGCTGGCTATCGGATTATCATTGGGCGGGCCTACCGGCTATGCTATCAATCCGGCCAGGGACCTGGGTCCCAGGATCATGCATGCGATACTACCTATTTCCGGGAAACGCAACAGCGACTGGGGATATGCCTGGGTACCGATTGTAGGACCACTGGCAGGCGCAGCAGCAGCGGCTGTTATATTTAAATGCTTCCTTCAATAA